In the Candidatus Marinimicrobia bacterium CG08_land_8_20_14_0_20_45_22 genome, CACATACTGACTGACGAGCCTAATAAGTTCAGGATCGCCAAGAATCATCAGTTGACCGTCAATCATTATTGCGTGATTCTCGTCGAGATGTTCCAACACCAATTTGCGTATTTGTGTCAATTCGGCGGTCGCTTTCGAAATGGCTTGCTGAAACCGCGCAATCTCCGCCTCAGCATCCGATGCCTGAATCCTGTTTTTTGGAATTGGAAACTGATCGCGTTTAAAATAAAAAGTCGGACCGATGGCGATACCCGGAGAGATTTTGATGCCTTTGATAGTTTTCACAATCTATTCCATGTCAAATTTATTTTCTACCAACACAACTATATTTTCGATTGCTTCCTTCTCATCCTGACCGTTTGCTTCAATAGTCACCTTCGCGCCCGGCTCGATCGCTAACACCAGCAAACCGAGAATACTTTTAGCATTGACACGAATGCCTTTATAGACAAGATTGATTTCGGATTTGAAGCCGGTAGCATTTTTTACCAATGCCGTCGCTGGACGTGTATGCAATCCATGCCGGTTCATAATCGTGACTTCTTTCTTTTCCATATTATGACTGACGAAGATAAATGGTTTGTATGAAGTCGGTCAAACCCGCTTGTGCATTCTGTGGAAGTTTTGACAACCGATTGGAAGCTTCGTTTAGCAGTTTCCGAACCATCGAAAACGATTTTTCCAGAGCGGCACGTTTTTCAAACTCCGATCTGATAATTGCACGGTCATCCGAATTTTCTTTTAAAAAAGATAAAAATTCGTTGCGCTCTTCAATAGATAGATCATCCAGCGCCTGAATCACCGGAAAAGTCTTCTTCCCCTTGGCAATGTCGCTGAACAGACTTTTCCCCATTTTCTGTTCGTTGGAAGTAATTTCAAGACAATCGTCCTGAATCTGAAACGCCTGTCCGAGTTTGAGACCGAAATCCGCCAGATCGTCGAT is a window encoding:
- a CDS encoding HPr family phosphocarrier protein, with protein sequence MEKKEVTIMNRHGLHTRPATALVKNATGFKSEINLVYKGIRVNAKSILGLLVLAIEPGAKVTIEANGQDEKEAIENIVVLVENKFDME